One segment of Tamlana crocina DNA contains the following:
- a CDS encoding HPP family protein → MIKQKINRTIRLSKYILYKETLVDYKEKFWSFIGAFMGIGLIAITQSRFLPEVESLFLIGSFGASSVLIYGEIQSPLAQPRNLIGGHIISAIIGVSVAKLFPDILWLAASLAVGLSIVVMQYTKTLHPPGGAAALIAVIGGEKIQSLGYWYVLAPVLTGTLILLVVALVFNNITSNRSYPVKGRYVNFPWQKKR, encoded by the coding sequence ATGATAAAACAGAAGATAAATAGAACCATTCGTCTTTCTAAATACATTTTATACAAGGAAACCTTGGTAGATTACAAAGAAAAGTTTTGGTCTTTTATTGGTGCGTTTATGGGCATAGGCTTAATAGCCATAACACAATCTCGTTTCTTGCCAGAGGTAGAAAGTTTGTTTTTAATAGGTTCGTTTGGAGCTTCAAGCGTATTGATTTATGGGGAAATACAAAGTCCGTTGGCACAGCCCAGAAATTTAATTGGCGGACATATTATTTCAGCGATTATAGGTGTGAGTGTGGCAAAATTATTCCCAGATATTTTGTGGTTAGCGGCTTCGTTGGCGGTAGGCCTTTCCATTGTTGTGATGCAGTACACCAAAACATTGCATCCGCCCGGTGGAGCAGCAGCCCTAATAGCAGTTATCGGTGGAGAAAAAATTCAGAGTTTGGGGTATTGGTATGTTTTGGCGCCGGTGCTAACCGGAACGCTTATCTTGTTGGTTGTAGCTTTGGTGTTCAATAATATTACAAGTAACAGATCTTATCCTGTTAAAGGTAGGTACGTGAATTTTCCGTGGCAAAAGAAACGCTAG
- a CDS encoding LysR family transcriptional regulator has protein sequence MEIKYFKLIKTIAEEGSLANSTSKLFLTQSALSHQLKELELQLGFKVFFRARNKWTLTEEGTELYHIGNNVLESIEKGLDNIKQIQTKSTGSIKVSTECFSFYHGFPHFIQKMGRLYPEINIELILESTHQPIEKLQSKEIDAAIVTSKPTDKNLIGFKFFEDEIFAIMHKENTLNDKKYLAADDFTNQHLIIHSYPLETVSVHEQFLKPNKISPLKISAVPLTQVALEMIDSNLGITCMPKWALKAFKLSENLVYKQIGKGLKRNHYLVIRKSDENKKHMNDFVSNFKEHFLLVSSN, from the coding sequence ATGGAAATAAAGTATTTCAAACTCATAAAAACCATTGCCGAAGAAGGAAGTTTGGCCAACTCTACTTCAAAATTGTTTTTGACCCAGTCTGCCTTAAGCCATCAACTAAAAGAATTGGAACTGCAATTGGGCTTTAAAGTATTTTTTAGGGCCCGCAATAAATGGACGCTAACCGAAGAGGGCACGGAACTTTACCATATAGGTAACAATGTGCTTGAAAGCATTGAAAAAGGTTTAGATAACATAAAGCAAATACAAACAAAATCTACCGGTTCCATAAAGGTAAGCACCGAGTGTTTCTCGTTTTACCATGGTTTTCCTCATTTTATTCAAAAAATGGGGAGGCTGTACCCCGAAATTAATATTGAATTGATTTTGGAATCCACCCATCAGCCCATTGAAAAATTACAATCTAAAGAAATTGATGCAGCAATTGTTACCTCAAAACCCACAGACAAGAATCTAATAGGTTTCAAGTTTTTCGAAGATGAAATTTTCGCCATTATGCACAAAGAAAATACTTTGAATGACAAAAAATACTTAGCCGCAGACGATTTTACCAACCAGCATTTAATCATCCACTCCTACCCGCTTGAAACCGTATCGGTTCACGAACAATTTTTAAAACCCAATAAAATTTCCCCGTTAAAAATATCTGCTGTACCGCTCACACAGGTAGCCCTGGAAATGATTGATTCCAACTTAGGAATAACCTGCATGCCCAAATGGGCTTTAAAGGCATTTAAACTTTCTGAAAACTTAGTTTACAAGCAAATAGGCAAAGGTTTGAAAAGGAATCATTATTTAGTAATCCGGAAAAGTGACGAAAACAAAAAACACATGAATGATTTTGTTTCAAACTTTAAAGAACACTTTTTGTTAGTTTCTTCAAATTAA
- a CDS encoding cupin-like domain-containing protein, translating to MDVLDQILSKSKPIEETIDFDAQRFKKYYLNKNRPVVLKGYGDNWVAKEKWTLDFLANLEVKNPVSLEIGANNQQETNFVKENLKTYIESIIKEEHKDKKDRAYLTLFNIFDRFPHLKKDVDLSILTQFTRKNNIYAWIGPEGTVTGLHYDSLNNLLAQVKGRKQVVLVAPKDNKNMYISDKFELGATSSEVDINNYDESKHPKFKNVEFFSTILEPGDVLFIPKKWWHYVKSLDTSISISNFGALLFDVLFTETIESIQYSLHCRGYYKKGNCTCHKEVDGKVLSKFG from the coding sequence ATGGATGTTTTAGATCAGATTTTATCAAAGAGTAAACCTATTGAGGAAACAATAGATTTTGATGCGCAACGGTTTAAAAAATATTATTTAAATAAGAATAGGCCAGTGGTGCTAAAAGGATATGGTGATAATTGGGTGGCCAAGGAAAAATGGACGCTCGATTTTTTAGCAAATCTTGAAGTGAAAAATCCGGTATCTTTAGAAATTGGGGCGAATAATCAGCAGGAAACCAACTTTGTAAAAGAAAATTTAAAAACCTACATAGAAAGTATAATTAAAGAAGAGCATAAGGACAAAAAAGACAGGGCATATCTCACGTTGTTTAATATTTTTGATCGCTTTCCACATTTAAAAAAGGATGTCGATTTATCCATATTAACACAATTTACCAGAAAAAATAATATTTATGCTTGGATTGGCCCGGAGGGTACGGTAACAGGATTGCACTATGATTCTTTAAATAATTTGTTGGCTCAAGTGAAAGGCCGAAAACAGGTTGTTTTGGTAGCTCCCAAGGACAACAAAAATATGTACATAAGTGATAAGTTTGAATTAGGGGCTACGTCAAGCGAAGTAGATATTAATAATTACGACGAGTCTAAGCACCCCAAGTTTAAAAATGTTGAGTTTTTCAGCACGATTTTAGAGCCTGGTGACGTGCTGTTTATTCCTAAGAAATGGTGGCACTATGTAAAATCATTAGATACTTCAATAAGCATCAGTAATTTTGGTGCGCTTTTATTTGATGTGCTTTTTACTGAAACTATTGAGAGTATCCAGTACAGCTTACATTGTCGAGGATACTATAAAAAAGGCAATTGTACTTGCCATAAAGAGGTTGATGGTAAAGTGTTGAGTAAGTTCGGTTAA
- a CDS encoding lipopolysaccharide biosynthesis protein: MGIVALQSFKNIISTYLGFFIGAINTLFLYTEFLSDEYYGMVGYMLSLAYVIMPLMAFGVHNTLVKFYSTFKTRISVNGFLTLMLFLPITVIIPLVFIIYSSYDFIGNFLSQTNAIIKDYLWHTVVIAIALAYFEVFFAWSKVQMKTVFGNFMKEVFHRAGAMVLLFSLHFEWINLEQFMVGLVVVYVLRMLVMKIFAFSVRWPVLTFKKINGLSRILKYSFLIIIAGSIATILLDVDKVMLGQYIKIEEIAYYNVAIYITAVIAVPQRAMHQILLPLSAKYLNERDFEALGDLYKKSSLNLFIVGGFIFLLIVLNINQLYRIIPEEFSVGLFVVFIISLSKLYDSLLGSNNAILFNSDYYRMVLVLGVALVILMVLLNMVFIPKLGINGAGLATFLAVFLYNSVKLYFVYRKFKIFPFTRFTLKIAGLILFNILLFYFWEFPFHPVVNIALKSALITAVYAFVVLKFDFSEDITALIKRYIKI, from the coding sequence ATGGGCATAGTTGCACTACAATCCTTTAAAAACATTATTTCTACCTATTTGGGCTTTTTTATTGGAGCAATTAATACCCTGTTTCTTTACACCGAATTTTTAAGTGATGAATATTATGGCATGGTAGGCTACATGCTCTCTTTGGCCTACGTCATTATGCCGCTCATGGCTTTTGGGGTTCATAATACTTTAGTGAAATTTTATTCTACTTTTAAAACTCGGATTTCGGTAAATGGTTTTTTAACGCTGATGTTGTTTTTGCCTATTACTGTGATCATTCCGTTGGTGTTTATTATTTATTCATCTTATGATTTTATTGGCAATTTTCTATCGCAAACCAATGCCATTATTAAGGATTATTTATGGCACACCGTAGTTATAGCGATTGCTTTGGCTTATTTTGAAGTGTTTTTTGCTTGGTCTAAAGTGCAGATGAAAACCGTGTTCGGTAACTTTATGAAAGAAGTATTTCATAGGGCAGGGGCGATGGTATTACTGTTTTCCCTTCATTTTGAATGGATAAATCTTGAGCAATTTATGGTTGGGCTGGTTGTGGTTTATGTATTGCGGATGTTGGTGATGAAAATTTTTGCTTTCAGTGTTCGCTGGCCAGTACTTACTTTTAAAAAGATTAACGGATTATCGCGGATTTTAAAGTATTCATTTTTAATTATAATAGCTGGTTCCATTGCTACCATACTTTTGGATGTAGACAAAGTGATGTTGGGGCAGTACATCAAAATTGAAGAAATAGCCTATTATAATGTGGCCATTTATATTACGGCGGTTATAGCTGTGCCCCAGCGGGCCATGCATCAAATATTATTGCCTTTATCGGCTAAATATTTAAACGAACGGGATTTTGAAGCTCTGGGCGACCTGTATAAAAAAAGCTCGCTAAATCTTTTTATTGTTGGCGGATTTATTTTTTTGCTGATTGTTTTAAATATCAATCAGTTGTATCGCATAATTCCAGAGGAATTTAGCGTAGGGCTTTTTGTGGTGTTTATCATTAGTTTGTCCAAACTGTACGATTCGTTGTTGGGGAGCAATAATGCCATCCTGTTCAATAGTGACTACTACAGAATGGTTTTGGTTTTGGGGGTAGCATTGGTCATTTTGATGGTATTGCTCAATATGGTGTTTATTCCCAAATTGGGCATCAATGGCGCAGGATTGGCTACTTTTTTAGCGGTTTTTTTATACAATTCGGTTAAGTTGTATTTCGTTTACCGAAAGTTTAAAATTTTTCCATTTACACGCTTTACTTTAAAAATAGCAGGGCTTATTTTATTTAATATACTGCTGTTTTATTTTTGGGAGTTTCCGTTCCATCCTGTTGTTAACATCGCTTTAAAATCAGCATTAATTACAGCGGTTTATGCTTTTGTAGTTTTAAAGTTTGATTTTTCAGAAGACATTACCGCATTGATCAAACGCTACATTAAAATTTAA
- a CDS encoding glycosyltransferase family 4 protein translates to MPKKVLIITYYWPPAGGPGVQRWLKFVKYLPQFGVEPIVYIPEKPNYPLVDDSLESEIPNGITILKQPIKEPYRLAKVFSNKSSKTISKGIIPEEKEQSLLDKLMLFVRGNFFIPDARVGWVNPSVKFLSEYIQTENIETIITTGPPHSLHLIGLQLKNRLNIKWLADFRDPWTTIGYHKALKLTKSSANKHKLLEKQVLNTADQIIVTSEVTKNEFEELTNKPIEVITNGYDDEAMVDFQMDKKFTLAHIGSLLSKRNPENLWKVLAELINENADFSKDFQLNLVGAVSENVKNSLKKYSLSDYVNEIGYVSHKESIVFQKKSQLLLLVEIDSEDTQCIIPGKLFEYMVSNRPIIALGPKGSDVEKIIRETNTGQYFYYSDYGSLKNTILQYYDAYKNKGIQSYPIGLQKYHREALTQSLSKLL, encoded by the coding sequence GTGCCTAAAAAAGTACTCATTATAACTTACTATTGGCCACCAGCCGGCGGGCCAGGCGTGCAACGTTGGTTGAAATTCGTTAAATATCTGCCTCAGTTTGGTGTTGAGCCTATTGTGTATATTCCTGAAAAGCCCAATTATCCTTTGGTTGACGATAGTTTAGAGTCAGAAATTCCAAATGGCATCACAATACTGAAACAGCCCATAAAAGAGCCTTATAGATTGGCTAAAGTGTTCTCGAATAAGTCATCAAAAACCATCAGTAAAGGAATTATTCCTGAAGAGAAAGAGCAATCGCTTCTTGATAAATTAATGCTTTTCGTACGGGGTAACTTTTTTATTCCAGATGCAAGAGTGGGCTGGGTAAATCCATCCGTAAAGTTTCTTTCGGAATATATTCAAACTGAAAATATAGAAACCATAATCACTACGGGGCCGCCGCATAGTTTGCATCTAATTGGTTTGCAGTTGAAAAACAGATTGAATATTAAATGGTTGGCAGATTTTAGGGATCCTTGGACTACTATTGGGTATCATAAAGCATTGAAACTAACTAAATCGTCTGCAAACAAACATAAGCTTTTGGAAAAGCAGGTTTTGAATACGGCAGACCAGATTATTGTTACTAGTGAAGTGACAAAAAACGAGTTTGAAGAATTAACAAATAAGCCTATCGAGGTTATCACTAATGGTTATGACGATGAAGCTATGGTCGATTTTCAAATGGACAAAAAATTTACTTTGGCACATATTGGCTCGCTGTTGTCTAAAAGAAATCCTGAAAATTTGTGGAAGGTTTTGGCTGAATTAATCAATGAAAACGCTGATTTTTCAAAAGATTTTCAGCTTAATTTGGTCGGTGCAGTGAGTGAAAATGTAAAGAATTCACTTAAAAAATACAGTTTAAGTGATTATGTAAATGAAATTGGTTATGTTTCACACAAAGAATCAATTGTGTTTCAAAAAAAATCACAACTATTGTTGTTGGTTGAAATTGATTCCGAAGACACCCAATGCATCATTCCAGGTAAATTGTTCGAATACATGGTTTCCAATAGGCCGATAATCGCATTGGGGCCAAAAGGCTCGGATGTTGAAAAAATCATCAGGGAAACCAATACCGGGCAATATTTTTATTATAGTGATTATGGTTCATTAAAAAATACTATCTTACAGTATTACGACGCGTATAAAAATAAAGGCATACAGTCGTATCCCATAGGTTTGCAAAAGTACCACCGGGAAGCGCTAACGCAATCTTTATCAAAATTATTATAA
- a CDS encoding YfhO family protein, producing the protein MPFSFKRFLPHILILLGFVVVSLAYFYPVLQGKAIYQNDIVQFIGMSKQQKDFKAETGEETYWTNAAFGGMPTYQLGARYPHNYIKKLDLALRFLPRPADYLFLYLIGFYVLLLALKVDFKLAALGALAFGFSTYLIIILGVGHNSKAHAIAYMPLVLSGVILVFRKKYVLGFLLTTVAMGLELVANHFQMTYYLMFLVIILGIAYLVDAYRKKLLPHYFKSVGIMAAAVVLSIALNATNILATSEYVKESKRSKSELTINADGSPKENLSSGLSKDYITQFSYGFAETFNLFIPRFMGGGNAEDVGKDSATYDAFRKLGATTTQAAQEAKRAPMYWGDQPIVEAPAYVGAVVLFLFVFALFLVKGRLKWWLVGGTVFSLLLSYGKNLGFLTDFFIDYVPMYNKFRAVTSIQVLLELCVPVLAVFGLVRLFNDFEKKEEKLKALKYATAIAGGLALVFLLFKSLLFDFVGVNDGFYRQNYGQAFVDALKEDRKTLFVEDTMRSLVLVLLSAGAIFMFLKEKWKQQWVIGAFAILILFDLVGVDRRYVNDDDFVPSIAMSKPFEATEVDNFILKDKSHYRVFDLVSGPSKPSYFHNSLNGYNAAELRRYSEVFSFYVSKNNLNVLNMLNAKYIVAQDEKGNAFPYKNDEANGAAWFVESLEKVNSANEEILALDSLDNKNKAIYSAQKSLESLDGLETNYDPLDSLSNIEIKEVKPNYLKYQSNNENDGFAVFSEIYYPDGWKTFIDGKAVDHMRVNYILRGMPIPKGEHVIEFKFEPDVVKTGSSISLAGSILFVLLLVGGLFYEFNRSKSA; encoded by the coding sequence ATGCCATTTTCTTTTAAAAGATTCCTTCCACACATACTTATTTTATTAGGGTTTGTTGTTGTTTCTCTAGCTTATTTCTATCCCGTTTTACAGGGAAAGGCTATATATCAAAACGATATTGTACAGTTTATTGGAATGAGCAAGCAACAAAAGGATTTCAAAGCCGAAACTGGCGAAGAAACCTATTGGACCAATGCTGCTTTTGGAGGGATGCCCACCTATCAATTGGGTGCGCGTTACCCGCATAACTACATTAAAAAATTAGATTTAGCGCTTCGGTTTTTACCTCGTCCTGCCGATTATTTATTTCTTTATCTCATAGGGTTTTATGTGTTGTTACTTGCATTAAAAGTTGATTTTAAACTAGCCGCTTTGGGCGCATTGGCTTTTGGTTTTTCAACGTATTTAATCATAATTTTAGGCGTGGGGCATAATAGTAAGGCGCATGCTATAGCATACATGCCGTTGGTGCTTAGTGGTGTTATTCTGGTCTTTAGGAAAAAGTACGTGTTAGGCTTTTTATTAACCACGGTGGCAATGGGGTTGGAACTGGTGGCCAATCACTTCCAGATGACTTATTATTTAATGTTTCTCGTTATTATTCTTGGAATAGCGTATTTGGTTGATGCTTACAGAAAGAAATTGTTGCCGCATTACTTTAAATCTGTCGGCATAATGGCCGCTGCGGTTGTTTTGTCTATAGCCTTGAACGCGACTAACATTTTGGCCACTAGCGAATATGTGAAGGAAAGCAAGCGTAGTAAAAGCGAGTTGACCATTAATGCCGATGGCTCTCCGAAGGAAAATTTATCCTCGGGGTTGAGCAAAGATTATATAACCCAATTCAGTTATGGGTTTGCCGAAACCTTCAATTTATTTATCCCAAGATTTATGGGTGGCGGAAATGCCGAAGACGTTGGAAAAGATTCTGCAACCTACGATGCTTTTAGGAAATTAGGCGCTACTACCACGCAAGCTGCACAAGAAGCCAAACGGGCACCGATGTATTGGGGCGACCAACCCATTGTTGAGGCGCCCGCTTATGTAGGGGCTGTGGTTTTATTTTTGTTTGTTTTCGCTTTGTTTTTGGTTAAAGGCCGATTAAAATGGTGGCTGGTTGGCGGCACCGTGTTTTCGTTGCTATTGTCTTACGGAAAGAACCTAGGTTTTTTAACTGATTTCTTTATCGATTATGTACCAATGTACAACAAGTTTCGGGCGGTAACTTCTATTCAAGTGCTTTTAGAACTTTGTGTTCCAGTGCTTGCTGTTTTCGGTTTGGTGCGCTTATTTAATGATTTTGAAAAGAAAGAAGAAAAACTGAAGGCGCTAAAATATGCCACTGCCATTGCTGGTGGATTGGCATTGGTTTTTTTGCTGTTTAAATCCTTGTTATTTGATTTTGTTGGTGTAAATGATGGTTTTTACCGCCAAAACTACGGACAAGCCTTTGTCGATGCGCTTAAGGAAGATAGAAAAACCTTATTTGTTGAAGATACGATGCGAAGCTTGGTTTTGGTGCTGCTTTCTGCAGGGGCTATTTTTATGTTCCTAAAGGAAAAATGGAAACAGCAATGGGTAATCGGTGCTTTTGCCATTTTGATTTTGTTCGACTTGGTTGGTGTGGACAGGCGTTATGTCAACGATGATGATTTTGTGCCTAGCATAGCTATGAGCAAGCCTTTTGAAGCTACCGAGGTTGATAATTTCATTTTAAAAGACAAGTCGCATTATCGGGTGTTCGATTTGGTTTCGGGGCCTTCAAAACCATCGTATTTCCATAATTCACTAAACGGTTATAACGCAGCTGAATTAAGGCGGTACAGTGAAGTGTTTAGTTTTTATGTGTCAAAAAACAACCTAAACGTGCTCAATATGCTCAATGCAAAATACATTGTGGCGCAAGATGAAAAGGGCAATGCGTTTCCGTATAAAAATGATGAGGCCAACGGAGCAGCTTGGTTTGTAGAAAGTTTAGAAAAAGTCAATTCTGCCAATGAAGAAATTCTGGCTTTGGATAGTTTGGATAATAAAAATAAGGCGATTTATTCTGCTCAAAAATCATTGGAATCTTTGGATGGACTGGAAACTAATTATGATCCTTTGGATTCACTTTCAAATATTGAAATAAAAGAAGTTAAGCCTAATTATTTAAAGTATCAATCGAATAATGAAAACGATGGTTTTGCGGTGTTTTCTGAGATTTATTATCCTGATGGTTGGAAAACATTTATTGACGGAAAAGCCGTTGACCACATGCGCGTCAATTACATTTTAAGAGGCATGCCGATTCCGAAGGGAGAACACGTTATTGAATTTAAATTCGAGCCAGACGTGGTTAAAACCGGGAGTTCAATTTCATTAGCGGGTTCGATATTGTTTGTGCTGTTGTTGGTCGGCGGATTGTTTTACGAGTTTAATAGGAGTAAAAGTGCCTAA
- a CDS encoding DUF4834 family protein, translating into MGLLRTILIIALVYYAIKILSRIFAPFLVKYAAKKAEERFGGQFGNFQNTGRKESVKKEGEVTIDKIPNRKTSNKEVGDYVDFEEID; encoded by the coding sequence ATGGGTTTATTAAGAACCATACTCATTATAGCTCTGGTTTATTATGCCATAAAAATATTATCTCGGATTTTTGCGCCTTTTTTAGTGAAATATGCCGCGAAAAAAGCGGAAGAACGTTTTGGGGGGCAGTTTGGTAACTTTCAGAATACTGGCCGAAAAGAATCCGTGAAAAAAGAAGGCGAAGTAACCATTGATAAAATTCCAAACAGGAAAACTTCAAATAAAGAGGTTGGGGATTATGTGGATTTCGAAGAAATTGATTAA
- a CDS encoding transporter, translating to MSPLKSALLVLLSLTALQGFSQYTDVINSNRPGVSRSAFSVGTNVAQLEVGPYIIKEERTPAPAYDVSGFGIDFAARYGLFFEQLEINIEGTYQNDTKTFASNFNAEEDRANFKFAAIGAKYLLYDPYKNAEEDKPNLYSWKANRQFKWKTLIPAVAIYAGANYDTENNPYTAPGIEGFSPKVMIATQNNFSGGWVFVMNFIKDRIGTDQSDFQYILTLTHSFSPKWVVFGETQGIKSDFYADNLFRFGGAYLLGKDFQLDTALTFNTKDTPSVFSVNFGMSYRLDFHKDKEVDNGTSMEDELQRRNNRNRKSKKSKKDNIDEPLQRRQKTEIDFN from the coding sequence ATGAGCCCATTAAAATCTGCTTTACTCGTTTTATTAAGCCTCACAGCTCTCCAAGGCTTTTCGCAATATACAGATGTTATTAATTCCAACCGTCCCGGTGTTTCACGGAGCGCCTTTTCAGTAGGCACCAATGTAGCCCAATTGGAAGTTGGCCCCTATATCATTAAAGAAGAGCGCACTCCTGCCCCAGCATACGATGTTTCCGGTTTCGGAATTGATTTTGCCGCTCGCTACGGACTGTTTTTTGAACAACTGGAAATTAACATTGAAGGCACCTACCAAAACGACACCAAAACATTTGCATCGAACTTTAATGCTGAAGAAGACCGCGCCAACTTTAAGTTTGCAGCCATTGGGGCAAAATACCTACTTTACGACCCTTATAAAAATGCAGAAGAAGACAAACCCAATCTTTACAGCTGGAAAGCCAACCGGCAATTTAAATGGAAAACCTTAATTCCTGCCGTTGCCATTTATGCGGGTGCTAACTATGATACCGAAAACAACCCATACACCGCACCTGGCATTGAAGGTTTTAGTCCAAAAGTGATGATTGCCACCCAAAATAACTTTTCGGGCGGATGGGTTTTTGTAATGAATTTTATAAAAGACCGTATTGGAACAGACCAATCCGATTTTCAATATATTTTAACCTTGACACATTCTTTCAGTCCAAAATGGGTTGTTTTTGGTGAAACGCAAGGTATTAAGAGTGATTTTTACGCCGATAACCTCTTTAGGTTTGGCGGCGCCTACTTGCTGGGAAAAGATTTTCAATTGGATACAGCACTAACTTTTAACACCAAAGACACGCCTTCTGTTTTCAGTGTAAATTTCGGAATGTCTTACCGATTGGATTTCCACAAAGACAAAGAAGTGGATAATGGCACTTCGATGGAAGACGAACTGCAACGCCGAAACAACAGAAATAGAAAATCGAAAAAGAGTAAAAAAGACAATATTGACGAACCTTTGCAAAGAAGACAAAAAACAGAAATAGATTTCAACTAA
- a CDS encoding GTP cyclohydrolase yields MVTLKEVKTKKELKAFVKFPFSIYKGSKYWVPPIISQEMKTFDKNENPVFNDAEARLFLAYKNNEIVGRIAAITNWLEINGQNQKKMRFGWFDFIDDLEVSKALLDQVEAIGKEHNLEYAEGPVGFSNLDKVGVLTEGFDIIGSMITWYNHPYYIKHYEAANFKIEKSYSESRFPFSNVKPEFFLKANELIKRRYKVRALDFTSTKDVMPYADRMFDLFNETYAKLSSFVAINDIQKAYFKKKFIGFINPEYIKFVMDENDEMIAFAIVMPSFSKALQKMNGKLFPFGFRHILHAKKHSKDASFYLIGVHPDYQNKGVHAVIFNQYYHTFKQKGIEMCYRTPELEDNEAIKKIWKHFDPEVYKRRKTYRKDLA; encoded by the coding sequence ATGGTAACACTCAAAGAAGTAAAAACTAAAAAAGAGCTTAAAGCCTTCGTAAAGTTTCCTTTCTCCATATACAAAGGCTCAAAATACTGGGTGCCCCCCATCATCAGCCAGGAAATGAAAACCTTCGACAAAAATGAAAATCCCGTTTTTAACGATGCCGAAGCCCGATTGTTTCTAGCATATAAAAACAATGAAATTGTTGGCCGAATTGCCGCTATTACCAATTGGTTGGAAATAAACGGACAAAACCAAAAGAAAATGCGCTTCGGGTGGTTCGATTTTATAGATGATTTAGAAGTATCTAAAGCACTACTCGACCAAGTGGAAGCCATTGGAAAGGAACACAATTTGGAATATGCCGAAGGCCCCGTTGGGTTTTCAAATTTGGACAAAGTTGGGGTTTTAACCGAGGGCTTCGACATTATTGGCTCTATGATAACCTGGTACAACCACCCTTATTACATAAAGCATTACGAGGCAGCGAACTTTAAAATTGAAAAATCGTATAGCGAAAGTCGATTTCCATTTTCAAACGTAAAGCCCGAGTTTTTCCTTAAAGCGAATGAACTAATAAAACGACGATACAAGGTTAGAGCTTTAGACTTCACTTCTACAAAAGATGTGATGCCTTATGCCGATAGGATGTTCGACCTGTTTAATGAAACCTACGCGAAACTGTCCTCATTTGTTGCTATTAACGATATTCAAAAAGCGTATTTCAAAAAGAAATTTATTGGTTTTATAAATCCCGAATACATCAAGTTTGTCATGGATGAAAACGACGAAATGATAGCTTTTGCCATTGTTATGCCATCGTTTTCAAAAGCATTACAAAAAATGAACGGCAAACTGTTCCCATTTGGTTTCAGGCATATTTTACACGCAAAAAAACACAGCAAAGATGCTAGTTTTTATTTGATTGGCGTACACCCCGATTACCAAAACAAAGGTGTACACGCAGTTATTTTTAACCAGTACTACCACACCTTTAAACAAAAAGGAATAGAGATGTGCTACAGAACCCCAGAATTGGAAGACAACGAAGCCATAAAGAAAATATGGAAACATTTTGACCCTGAAGTTTATAAACGAAGAAAAACCTACAGAAAAGATTTAGCATAA